One window of the Haloarcula halobia genome contains the following:
- the metG gene encoding methionine--tRNA ligase, producing the protein MSHDEFPTEEPAVVTCGLPYANGDLHVGHLRTYVDGDALSRALRRIGQQTAFVCGSDMHGTPVAVNAAEEGVEPAEFALEYHETYAETFPQFNVEFDNYGHTDDETNTEMTQRFVRSWIDNGHVHEKEIEVAWDTEEDQPLPDRFVEGTCPYCGEHARGDECDEGCQRHLEPGEIEDPVSTITGNPAEYRTREHKFLRLADFQEYLQGLLDRLEGTDNAQNQPREWIEGDLQDLCITRDMDWGIDYPGGSVAPEEQREERSGKAADADGDGDDLVLYVWVDAPIEYVSSTRQYSERVGADEYDWADVWLVDGEERHGTGWDDEWTDEGGEIIHVIGRDIIQHHAVFWPAMLRGAGFNEPRAILATGFVGIDGKALSTSRNRAVWADEYLDAGFHPDLFRYYITTGAGLESDVDFSWDRFQERVNGELVGNVGNFIYRSLLFAERNYDGTPDADVSGDVRERIEDALDEFEQAVREYDVRSLAEVAIDLSNYGNEYIQRNEPWNLVGDDPDRARQVIRDCVQLTKAVAVVMQPVLPGKAERLWGQLEEEGSVADVSLDTALEAPPAEFGEPAELFEKVEDDHIEGLNEELAERVERAASPDAANEDGDADDEPADLQPLVEERISFEDFEGVDMRVGEILTAEPVEGADKLLKLEVDIGHEVRQVVAGLRQLHDHEDLPGTRVILLANMEQAELFGVESNGMVLAAGEEADLLTTHEDAPLGTRVR; encoded by the coding sequence ATGAGCCACGACGAGTTCCCGACCGAGGAGCCGGCGGTGGTGACCTGTGGACTGCCCTACGCCAACGGCGACCTGCACGTCGGCCACCTCCGTACCTACGTCGACGGGGACGCCCTCTCGCGTGCCCTGCGCCGCATCGGCCAGCAGACCGCCTTCGTCTGTGGGTCGGACATGCACGGGACGCCGGTCGCCGTCAACGCCGCCGAGGAGGGCGTCGAACCCGCCGAGTTCGCCCTGGAGTACCACGAGACCTACGCCGAGACGTTCCCGCAGTTCAACGTCGAGTTCGACAACTACGGCCACACCGACGACGAGACCAACACCGAGATGACCCAGCGGTTCGTCCGCTCGTGGATCGACAACGGCCACGTCCACGAGAAGGAGATCGAGGTCGCCTGGGACACGGAGGAGGATCAGCCCCTGCCCGACCGCTTCGTCGAGGGCACCTGTCCCTACTGTGGCGAGCACGCCCGCGGCGACGAGTGCGACGAGGGCTGTCAGCGCCACCTCGAACCCGGCGAGATCGAGGACCCCGTCAGCACCATCACGGGCAACCCCGCGGAGTACCGTACCCGCGAGCACAAGTTCCTCCGCCTGGCGGACTTCCAGGAGTACCTGCAGGGCCTCCTCGACCGCCTCGAGGGGACCGACAACGCACAGAACCAGCCCCGGGAGTGGATCGAGGGCGACCTGCAGGACCTCTGTATCACGCGGGACATGGACTGGGGTATCGACTACCCGGGGGGCAGCGTTGCTCCGGAGGAGCAACGTGAAGAAAGAAGCGGCAAAGCCGCAGACGCGGACGGCGACGGCGACGACCTGGTGCTGTACGTCTGGGTCGACGCCCCAATCGAGTACGTCTCCTCGACCAGGCAGTACTCCGAGCGGGTCGGCGCCGACGAGTACGACTGGGCGGACGTCTGGCTGGTCGACGGCGAGGAGCGCCACGGCACCGGGTGGGACGACGAGTGGACCGACGAGGGCGGCGAGATCATCCACGTCATCGGCCGCGACATCATCCAGCACCACGCCGTCTTCTGGCCGGCGATGCTGCGCGGCGCGGGCTTCAACGAACCGCGGGCCATCCTCGCCACCGGTTTCGTCGGCATCGACGGCAAGGCCCTCTCTACCTCGCGGAACCGCGCCGTCTGGGCCGACGAGTACCTCGACGCGGGCTTCCACCCCGACCTGTTCCGGTACTACATCACGACCGGCGCCGGGCTCGAATCCGACGTCGACTTCTCCTGGGACCGCTTCCAGGAGCGGGTCAACGGCGAACTGGTCGGCAACGTCGGGAACTTCATCTACCGCTCGCTGCTCTTTGCCGAGCGCAACTACGACGGGACGCCCGACGCCGACGTCAGCGGCGACGTCCGCGAGCGCATCGAGGACGCGCTCGACGAGTTCGAGCAGGCCGTGCGGGAGTACGACGTCCGCTCGCTGGCCGAGGTCGCGATCGACCTCTCGAACTACGGCAACGAGTACATCCAGCGCAACGAGCCGTGGAACCTCGTCGGCGACGACCCCGACCGCGCCCGGCAGGTCATCCGCGACTGCGTGCAGCTGACGAAGGCCGTCGCCGTCGTGATGCAACCGGTCCTGCCGGGGAAGGCCGAACGGCTCTGGGGACAACTCGAGGAGGAAGGCTCCGTCGCCGACGTGTCCCTCGACACCGCTCTGGAGGCCCCGCCGGCCGAGTTCGGCGAGCCCGCAGAACTCTTCGAGAAGGTCGAGGACGACCACATCGAGGGCCTCAACGAGGAACTGGCCGAGCGCGTCGAGCGCGCGGCGTCGCCAGACGCCGCGAACGAAGACGGCGACGCCGACGACGAGCCGGCCGACCTCCAGCCGCTCGTCGAGGAGCGCATCAGCTTCGAGGACTTCGAGGGCGTCGACATGCGCGTCGGCGAGATCCTCACCGCCGAGCCTGTCGAGGGTGCGGACAAGCTCCTCAAACTGGAGGTCGACATCGGCCACGAGGTCCGTCAGGTCGTCGCCGGCCTGCGCCAGCTCCACGACCACGAGGACCTCCCCGGGACGCGGGTCATCCTGTTGGCCAACATGGAGCAAGCCGAGCTGTTCGGCGTCGAGTCCAACGGGATGGTGCTCGCCGCCGGCGAGGAGGCCGACCTGTTGACCACCCACGAGGACGCGCCCCTCGGGACGCGCGTCCGGTGA
- a CDS encoding DUF7312 domain-containing protein: MPDDGGWRQSEEERDVVQHEHRQSVREESDGGSEPGAGALDAETLVDAVPDQMVQETEDDDEGAVAGSFAPDLEVRPGTPRFENVVFVALGVYVAILAVGRMFVGASMYTPETLGALTVGVIAGTALLYGLFTRTNPDT, translated from the coding sequence ATGCCAGACGACGGCGGGTGGCGACAGTCAGAGGAGGAACGCGACGTCGTCCAGCACGAGCACCGCCAGTCCGTCCGCGAGGAGTCAGACGGCGGTTCCGAGCCCGGAGCCGGCGCGCTCGACGCCGAGACACTGGTCGACGCCGTGCCGGACCAGATGGTCCAGGAGACCGAGGACGACGACGAGGGCGCGGTCGCCGGGTCGTTCGCGCCGGACCTCGAGGTCCGCCCGGGGACGCCCCGTTTCGAGAACGTCGTCTTCGTCGCGCTGGGCGTCTACGTCGCCATCCTCGCCGTCGGACGGATGTTCGTCGGCGCGTCGATGTACACCCCCGAGACGCTGGGCGCGCTCACGGTCGGCGTCATCGCCGGTACCGCACTCCTCTATGGCCTTTTCACCCGGACCAACCCGGACACTTAA
- a CDS encoding NfeD family protein, producing the protein MVDPLTVAPLAPLQAESLFSLSLSLLLFLAGSGLIVAEAFAPGTHFFVLGVALLTAGLVGLFIPAGLGIFAPLILAAVVLLSTGATLWGYRKLDFAGGERGVTLSSSSLRGQFGTVTERVTTTDGEVKLEDGGFNPYYQARSVDGVIEVGTEVMVVDPGGGNVLEVESVEGTDDIDRELERDRQRTDDRESEFESETT; encoded by the coding sequence ATGGTCGACCCGCTGACCGTCGCGCCCCTCGCCCCTCTCCAGGCAGAATCACTGTTCAGTCTCTCGCTTTCCCTGCTGCTGTTCCTGGCCGGGTCGGGGCTCATCGTGGCGGAGGCGTTCGCCCCGGGGACGCACTTCTTCGTCCTCGGGGTGGCCCTGCTGACCGCGGGGCTGGTCGGGCTGTTCATCCCGGCCGGACTCGGCATCTTCGCCCCCCTGATCCTCGCTGCCGTCGTTCTGCTCTCGACGGGCGCCACGCTGTGGGGCTATCGGAAACTCGACTTCGCCGGCGGCGAGCGGGGCGTGACACTCTCGTCGAGTTCCCTCCGGGGTCAGTTCGGCACCGTCACCGAACGGGTCACGACGACGGACGGCGAGGTCAAACTGGAAGACGGGGGCTTCAACCCCTACTATCAGGCCCGGAGCGTCGACGGCGTCATCGAGGTCGGCACCGAGGTGATGGTGGTCGACCCCGGTGGCGGCAACGTGCTCGAGGTCGAGTCGGTCGAGGGGACCGACGACATCGACCGGGAACTCGAGCGGGACCGTCAGCGGACCGACGACCGGGAGTCCGAATTCGAATCCGAGACGACCTGA
- a CDS encoding SPFH domain-containing protein — MFPALVPLQLLGGIIGFVTVVLLIMAIALVYSSVVIIRPYQKGAYTVLGTYRGILDQGIHFIYPFVSDVTRFDMRTQTLDVPRQEAITRDNSPVTADAVVYIKVMDPKKAFLEVDNYERAVSNLAQTTLRAVLGDMELDDTLNKRGEINARIRKELDEPTDEWGVRVESVEVREVNPSKDVQQAMEQQTSAERKRRAMILEAQGERRSAIETAEGDKQSNIIRAQGEKQSQILEAQGDAISTVLRAKSAESMGERAIIDKGMETLSEIGQGESTTFVLPQELTSLVGRYGKHLSGSDVKENGHVLEGLEFDEEAREMLGLDDIEEILGQIDQEAQVDVEAMEQEAQKIKHGEDAGVDSADEVIEEMDAEIDDDPAATDVAGGPDDTTRTSEVDKDN, encoded by the coding sequence ATGTTCCCCGCGTTAGTGCCGCTACAACTGTTAGGAGGCATCATCGGCTTCGTCACCGTCGTCCTCCTCATCATGGCCATCGCGCTGGTGTACTCCAGCGTCGTCATCATCCGCCCGTACCAGAAAGGCGCGTACACCGTCCTCGGGACGTACCGTGGCATCCTCGATCAGGGGATCCACTTCATCTACCCGTTCGTCTCGGACGTCACCCGCTTCGACATGCGGACCCAGACGCTCGACGTCCCGCGACAGGAAGCCATCACCCGCGACAACTCGCCGGTCACCGCCGACGCCGTCGTCTACATCAAGGTGATGGACCCCAAGAAGGCGTTCCTCGAGGTCGACAACTACGAGCGCGCCGTCTCCAACCTCGCACAGACCACCCTCCGTGCCGTCCTGGGTGACATGGAACTCGACGACACCCTCAACAAACGAGGGGAGATCAACGCCCGCATCCGCAAAGAACTCGACGAACCCACCGACGAGTGGGGGGTCCGCGTCGAGAGCGTGGAGGTCCGCGAGGTCAACCCCTCGAAGGACGTCCAGCAGGCCATGGAGCAACAGACCTCCGCCGAGCGGAAACGCCGTGCCATGATCCTGGAAGCCCAGGGTGAACGGCGCTCCGCCATCGAGACGGCGGAAGGTGACAAGCAGTCCAACATCATCCGCGCACAGGGTGAAAAGCAGAGTCAGATCCTCGAAGCGCAGGGTGACGCCATCTCGACGGTCCTCAGAGCGAAGTCTGCCGAGTCGATGGGCGAGCGCGCCATCATCGACAAGGGCATGGAGACGCTCTCGGAGATCGGTCAGGGCGAATCGACGACGTTCGTCCTGCCCCAGGAACTCACGTCGCTGGTCGGCCGCTACGGCAAGCACCTCTCGGGGTCCGACGTCAAGGAGAACGGTCACGTCCTCGAGGGCCTGGAGTTCGACGAGGAGGCCCGGGAGATGCTCGGTCTCGACGACATCGAAGAGATTCTCGGGCAGATCGACCAGGAAGCGCAGGTCGACGTCGAGGCCATGGAACAGGAGGCCCAGAAGATCAAACACGGCGAGGACGCCGGCGTCGACAGCGCCGACGAAGTCATCGAAGAGATGGACGCCGAGATCGACGACGACCCGGCCGCGACCGACGTCGCTGGCGGCCCCGACGACACGACGCGAACGTCGGAGGTCGACAAGGACAACTAA
- a CDS encoding winged helix-turn-helix transcriptional regulator, translated as MTREGDVDEDKRATLRRFAALGAASPFARFADSGSDSDAPDAIAGYVSANPGTHFSKLRDDLKLGTGEAQHHLHRLENERVVASRKDGDYRRYFPAGQFSETEQVTLGYLRRETPRGMLVALLRNPAVTASELASELGVSRPTISNYAGELEAAGLLSRDDGYAVTEPETILLLLVRYADSFGDDAAALASEAGSLVRYDP; from the coding sequence ATGACACGTGAGGGCGACGTGGACGAGGACAAGCGAGCCACGCTCCGTCGCTTTGCCGCCCTCGGTGCAGCGAGCCCGTTTGCCCGGTTCGCCGACAGCGGGAGCGACAGCGACGCCCCTGACGCTATCGCCGGCTACGTCTCCGCCAATCCGGGCACCCACTTCTCGAAACTCCGCGACGACCTCAAACTGGGCACCGGCGAGGCCCAGCACCACCTCCACCGCCTGGAGAACGAACGTGTCGTCGCTTCCCGGAAAGACGGCGATTACCGGCGGTACTTCCCCGCCGGCCAGTTCTCGGAGACCGAACAGGTGACACTGGGGTACCTCCGCCGGGAGACGCCCCGCGGGATGCTCGTGGCGCTCCTCCGGAACCCCGCAGTGACGGCCTCCGAACTGGCGAGCGAACTGGGCGTCTCGCGGCCCACCATCAGCAACTACGCGGGTGAACTCGAGGCCGCGGGCCTGCTCTCACGAGACGACGGCTACGCCGTCACCGAACCGGAGACGATTCTGCTGCTCTTGGTCCGGTACGCCGACTCCTTTGGCGACGACGCCGCGGCACTCGCGAGCGAGGCGGGCTCGCTCGTCCGGTACGACCCGTAG
- a CDS encoding right-handed parallel beta-helix repeat-containing protein, translating to MAGAFASSASASSHTVQNMVDDASAGDTVSVPAGTYPETVTVDKALTLVGPNAGLHPEYDSRGPEATLEGFRIGADDVSLDGFRVADGTKGVASVGSGSTWSSISVTHTDFDSLSEWPVLHGFGSGGGVGTKDWTVSQSRIANITGDNITGIVLFNVDGVTLERNHVEHATSGVSGRRGHNLDGCSDVTMTDCHVDMGLRSPSNSLASFNAARYSLQLSMSDQSVSDVHVCNNTFMGGYDCVVTLGNGDISDVELVNNTLTDNVIGVRPQAGTNSSTGSVSRFTIQRNDIADQVYGIFVDDGGSSGDPYTDFAANLNDLSGNDLGLLVQSGANVTDGIDAERNWWGDRSGADGNVADPDELASTKPWLRNEQAAGTVPGKGCLDD from the coding sequence GTGGCGGGCGCGTTCGCGTCGTCTGCGAGTGCCTCGAGTCACACCGTCCAGAACATGGTCGACGACGCGTCGGCGGGCGATACTGTCTCGGTGCCCGCCGGGACCTACCCGGAGACGGTCACCGTCGACAAGGCCCTGACGCTCGTGGGTCCGAACGCCGGTCTCCACCCGGAGTACGACTCGCGCGGGCCCGAGGCGACCCTCGAGGGGTTCCGAATCGGGGCCGACGATGTCTCTCTCGACGGCTTCCGCGTCGCCGACGGGACGAAAGGCGTCGCGAGCGTCGGGAGCGGTTCGACTTGGAGTTCGATCAGCGTCACCCACACCGACTTCGACTCGCTCTCCGAGTGGCCGGTCCTCCACGGGTTTGGCTCCGGTGGCGGCGTCGGAACCAAGGACTGGACCGTCTCCCAGAGCCGCATCGCGAACATCACCGGCGACAACATCACCGGTATCGTCCTGTTCAACGTCGACGGCGTGACGCTGGAGCGCAACCACGTCGAACACGCCACCTCCGGCGTGAGCGGCCGGCGGGGTCACAACCTCGATGGGTGCAGCGACGTGACGATGACCGACTGTCACGTCGACATGGGGCTCCGGTCGCCGTCGAACTCCCTCGCCAGTTTCAACGCGGCCCGCTACTCGCTCCAGCTGTCCATGAGCGACCAGTCCGTCTCGGACGTCCACGTGTGTAACAACACGTTCATGGGCGGCTACGACTGCGTCGTCACGCTCGGGAACGGCGACATCAGCGATGTCGAACTCGTCAACAACACGCTCACGGACAACGTCATCGGCGTTCGTCCGCAGGCGGGGACGAACTCCTCCACCGGGAGCGTCTCTCGCTTCACGATTCAGCGCAACGATATCGCCGACCAGGTGTACGGTATCTTCGTCGACGACGGCGGCAGCAGCGGCGACCCCTACACGGACTTCGCTGCAAACCTGAACGACCTGTCCGGGAACGACCTCGGCCTGCTGGTGCAGTCCGGGGCGAACGTCACGGACGGCATCGACGCCGAGCGCAACTGGTGGGGTGACCGGAGCGGGGCGGACGGGAACGTCGCTGACCCGGATGAACTGGCGAGCACGAAGCCGTGGCTACGCAACGAGCAGGCGGCGGGCACCGTCCCCGGCAAGGGCTGTCTCGACGACTGA
- a CDS encoding DUF7123 family protein — protein sequence MSATAQAADTRLSEKQRRILEYLRTHAGEQTYFKSRLIGEELGLSAKEVGTNMSAIAEGEHGLDVEKWGYSSSTTWMVEA from the coding sequence ATGAGCGCGACAGCACAGGCGGCCGACACGCGACTCTCGGAGAAACAGCGCCGAATCCTCGAGTACCTGCGGACCCACGCCGGCGAGCAGACGTACTTCAAGTCCCGGCTCATCGGCGAGGAACTCGGCCTGTCGGCCAAAGAGGTGGGGACGAACATGTCCGCCATCGCCGAGGGCGAGCACGGCCTCGACGTCGAGAAGTGGGGCTACTCCTCTTCGACGACGTGGATGGTCGAGGCCTGA
- a CDS encoding TRAM domain-containing protein encodes MEISDQLLCLFSADVTDEGDRYVVEVPRREIETGSVEAGGTYRVALISAEAGTEASDEDGTPETPPDQPQPPVEPGETRYVEIEDIGKQGDGIARVERGYVIIVPGADIGERVKIEVTEVKSNFAVGEIIDDGV; translated from the coding sequence ATGGAAATCTCGGATCAACTCCTGTGTCTGTTCAGTGCTGACGTCACCGACGAGGGTGACCGCTACGTCGTCGAGGTACCGCGCCGCGAGATCGAGACCGGGTCCGTCGAGGCCGGCGGGACGTACCGCGTCGCGCTAATCTCGGCCGAGGCGGGGACCGAGGCCAGCGACGAGGACGGCACGCCCGAGACGCCACCGGACCAGCCCCAGCCCCCGGTCGAACCCGGCGAGACGCGCTACGTCGAGATCGAGGACATCGGCAAGCAGGGCGACGGCATCGCCCGCGTCGAGCGTGGCTACGTCATCATCGTCCCCGGCGCCGACATCGGCGAGCGCGTGAAAATAGAGGTGACGGAAGTGAAGTCGAACTTCGCGGTCGGCGAAATCATCGACGACGGCGTCTAG
- a CDS encoding YkgJ family cysteine cluster protein: MESLEAELERARDLEVAALADAIETIGFECTRCGACCRAGETACGGDSDDPEPHTATVFPDEIRDLQAAGDYDFRDVARPMPYGLQDGPDGPEGETFEWALQTDDCGDCTFYTEDEGGVGACTVHEDRPLICQTYPFSVALGGTSQPMGEAVDSVSLDPRDAGDDDEVTLNAHECEGLGRDIDRDHAEELATALKERAVRELEEAIGVRDNYAPANPESEVVVHDSEGAKRPDGTAYEE, translated from the coding sequence GTGGAATCGCTCGAAGCGGAGCTCGAACGCGCACGGGACCTGGAGGTGGCGGCGCTGGCCGACGCCATCGAGACCATCGGGTTCGAGTGTACGCGCTGTGGGGCCTGCTGTAGGGCCGGCGAGACGGCCTGTGGCGGGGACAGCGACGACCCGGAGCCACACACCGCTACGGTGTTCCCCGACGAGATTCGCGACCTGCAGGCCGCCGGCGACTACGACTTCCGGGACGTCGCACGACCGATGCCCTACGGCCTGCAGGACGGGCCGGACGGTCCCGAGGGCGAGACGTTCGAGTGGGCCCTCCAGACCGACGACTGCGGGGACTGTACCTTCTACACCGAAGACGAGGGTGGCGTGGGAGCGTGTACGGTCCACGAGGACCGCCCGCTCATCTGCCAGACGTATCCGTTCAGCGTGGCGCTCGGGGGCACCAGTCAGCCCATGGGTGAGGCCGTCGACAGTGTCTCGCTGGACCCACGAGACGCGGGCGACGACGACGAGGTGACGCTCAACGCCCACGAGTGTGAGGGGCTGGGCCGCGACATCGACAGGGACCACGCCGAAGAACTGGCGACTGCGCTCAAGGAGCGCGCCGTGCGGGAACTCGAGGAGGCCATCGGGGTCCGCGACAACTACGCCCCGGCGAACCCGGAGAGCGAGGTCGTCGTCCACGACTCGGAGGGCGCGAAACGACCCGACGGGACCGCCTACGAGGAGTGA
- a CDS encoding MBL fold metallo-hydrolase produces the protein MDVTRVDLPVSTRAPTGQTAAYVLGGSDAVLVDPAARTDALDAALADRSVAHVAVTHHHPDHVDAVAHYADAHDATVWARRGRADAFERATGVTPDRTFTVATAMPTGDGPVRALETPGHAPEHVAFVAGDTVVSGDLAVAEGSVAVGAPEGDLRAYLTSLRRLHALAPARLAPSHGPPIDSPRVTCRRLVAHRLDRERRVRAAVEAGAATPDEILAAAYDKDLRGVRALARATVVAHLEKLAVEGDLAWDGERATPA, from the coding sequence ATGGACGTGACGAGAGTCGACCTGCCGGTGTCTACGCGGGCACCGACCGGCCAGACCGCCGCGTACGTGCTCGGGGGCAGCGACGCGGTGCTCGTCGACCCGGCGGCACGCACCGACGCCCTCGACGCGGCGCTCGCCGACCGGTCTGTCGCCCACGTCGCCGTCACCCACCACCACCCGGACCACGTCGACGCCGTCGCCCACTACGCCGACGCCCACGACGCCACCGTCTGGGCCAGGCGGGGACGAGCCGACGCCTTCGAGCGAGCGACCGGCGTGACGCCCGACCGGACGTTCACCGTCGCCACCGCGATGCCGACCGGCGACGGTCCCGTACGGGCCCTCGAGACACCCGGGCACGCACCCGAACACGTCGCCTTCGTGGCCGGCGACACCGTCGTGAGCGGCGACCTGGCCGTCGCCGAGGGGAGCGTCGCCGTGGGCGCGCCCGAGGGCGACCTGCGGGCGTACCTGACCTCGTTGCGCCGCCTGCACGCGCTCGCTCCGGCCCGACTGGCACCCAGTCACGGCCCGCCGATCGACTCGCCGCGGGTGACCTGCCGTCGCCTCGTCGCCCACCGACTCGACCGGGAACGACGCGTCCGGGCGGCCGTCGAGGCGGGGGCCGCCACGCCCGACGAGATACTCGCGGCGGCCTACGACAAGGACCTGCGCGGCGTCCGTGCCCTCGCCCGCGCGACGGTGGTCGCCCACCTCGAGAAACTCGCCGTCGAGGGCGACCTGGCGTGGGACGGCGAGCGAGCGACGCCCGCCTGA
- a CDS encoding MarR family transcriptional regulator, with protein sequence MSTTVEDAPTTPFAEADFRDRLRELPPSAKLVAKVLDDEAPLSQGQLAEASLLPDRTVRYALNRLQDTGLVDSRYSFTDARKQVYYLSA encoded by the coding sequence ATGAGCACTACCGTCGAAGATGCGCCGACCACGCCGTTCGCCGAAGCGGACTTCCGGGACCGCCTGCGCGAGCTCCCGCCGAGCGCGAAGCTCGTCGCGAAAGTACTGGATGACGAGGCCCCGCTGTCACAGGGGCAGCTGGCCGAGGCCTCGCTGCTCCCGGACCGGACGGTCCGCTACGCGCTGAACCGCCTGCAGGACACGGGCCTGGTCGACTCGCGGTACAGTTTCACGGACGCGCGCAAGCAGGTGTACTACCTGTCGGCCTGA
- a CDS encoding class I SAM-dependent methyltransferase: MKGQEWYQADTVAEEYEAKRFSRGGRLIDRREKAAVLEAISPVEDKSVLEVACGTGRFTVMLAERGADITGLDISGPMLQQGREKARAADVDDHVEFMRGDAARLPFPDDHFDTVIAMRFFHLADTPAAFLAEMRRVAKEQVVFDTFNRFSTRSIYNWALPMGSRLYSRWEVDRLLDGAGLELVGEDHDWILPYGFYRKIPNELAASLRSLDTAIGETPVGEALASVSYWNTHV, from the coding sequence GTGAAAGGGCAGGAGTGGTACCAGGCCGACACCGTGGCCGAAGAGTACGAGGCCAAGCGGTTCTCCCGCGGCGGACGGCTCATCGACCGCCGGGAGAAAGCGGCCGTGCTGGAGGCCATCAGTCCCGTCGAGGACAAGAGCGTCCTCGAGGTCGCCTGTGGGACCGGGCGGTTCACCGTCATGCTCGCCGAACGCGGCGCCGACATCACCGGGCTGGACATCTCCGGACCGATGCTCCAGCAGGGCCGCGAGAAGGCACGGGCCGCCGACGTCGACGACCACGTCGAGTTCATGCGCGGCGACGCCGCCCGCCTCCCGTTCCCCGACGACCACTTCGACACCGTCATCGCGATGCGTTTTTTCCACCTCGCGGACACCCCCGCGGCGTTCCTCGCAGAGATGCGCCGGGTGGCCAAAGAGCAGGTCGTCTTCGACACGTTCAACCGGTTCTCGACGCGCTCTATCTACAACTGGGCGCTCCCGATGGGGTCGCGGCTCTACTCGCGGTGGGAGGTCGACCGCCTGCTCGACGGTGCGGGTCTGGAACTGGTCGGCGAGGACCACGACTGGATCCTCCCTTACGGATTCTACCGGAAGATCCCGAACGAACTGGCCGCCTCGCTGCGCTCGCTCGACACCGCCATCGGCGAGACGCCGGTCGGCGAGGCGCTCGCGTCCGTCTCCTACTGGAACACCCACGTGTAG
- a CDS encoding glycosyltransferase family 2 protein produces MELSVVVPTLNGREELAGCLDTLAEQVPTAEIVVVNGPSADGTTGMVRDRDDVSVLVEIADRSVNVARNAGIDRATGDVVAMVNQGLSVEDGWVGAIRDAFVDGCNVLTGPTHHQLRAGMTTETKESRTIAGREVTYFNPGNVAIEADVLAALDGFDEYLDVGGARDFAHRLAGAGYDVTWDTDMSVSREFEADGGITETDWRWKYRSLSYRLLKNYGVRPTVARRITSHAVRDGVEALKDVARGDTVPSEWFANGRDVVDGITTGGRDGVTARVRDRSTRRNPNGRSKRADRAVAVYDWR; encoded by the coding sequence ATGGAACTCTCGGTAGTGGTCCCGACGCTCAACGGCCGCGAGGAGCTGGCCGGGTGTCTGGACACACTCGCCGAGCAGGTGCCCACAGCGGAGATCGTCGTCGTCAACGGCCCCTCCGCCGACGGCACGACCGGGATGGTCAGGGACCGGGACGACGTCTCCGTCCTGGTCGAGATCGCGGACCGGTCGGTCAACGTCGCCCGCAACGCAGGGATCGACCGGGCGACGGGCGACGTCGTCGCGATGGTCAACCAGGGCCTCTCCGTCGAGGACGGCTGGGTCGGTGCGATTCGCGACGCCTTCGTCGACGGCTGTAACGTCCTGACCGGGCCGACCCACCACCAGTTGCGCGCCGGGATGACCACCGAGACAAAGGAGTCACGGACCATCGCGGGTCGCGAGGTGACGTACTTCAACCCCGGCAACGTCGCCATCGAGGCCGACGTCCTCGCGGCGCTCGACGGGTTCGACGAGTACCTGGACGTCGGCGGCGCACGGGACTTCGCCCACCGTCTGGCCGGCGCCGGGTACGACGTCACGTGGGACACCGACATGAGCGTCAGCCGCGAGTTCGAGGCCGACGGGGGCATCACGGAGACGGACTGGCGGTGGAAGTACCGCTCGCTGTCGTACCGGCTGTTGAAAAACTACGGCGTCCGGCCGACCGTCGCTCGCCGGATCACGAGTCACGCGGTCCGCGACGGCGTCGAGGCGCTGAAAGACGTCGCTCGCGGCGACACGGTCCCCTCGGAGTGGTTCGCGAACGGCCGGGACGTGGTCGACGGCATCACGACCGGCGGGCGGGACGGAGTCACCGCCCGGGTCCGGGACCGGTCTACTCGCCGCAACCCCAACGGGCGGTCGAAGCGGGCCGACCGGGCCGTCGCGGTCTACGACTGGCGGTAG